A stretch of Halichondria panicea chromosome 1, odHalPani1.1, whole genome shotgun sequence DNA encodes these proteins:
- the LOC135331143 gene encoding uncharacterized protein LOC135331143 isoform X1, whose product MSSMSVEAMKVDEVSQMLKDKGVPDKFCEVFEENFVDGEAFKCIKESDIKEMVPPIGIVKKILRIQNDCFTLPALPSPSSLNPLNPERGDDDISIGSSSSIWSSSESPPSEASTMPRARDREILTIPTSWRPEIQDCITDEMLDISARNEIVRTLVNILFTCYSSPTRAQCSSLARRLILQYGFMKDDQGSGYQTWEDKMVERVRNVIKCARKKRDREDSSCPKQKKQKLPLKRGQLLRRYPIGVTRPIEDIGSFGEHMKALSIEMEKANPRDTIILPLMKSTYSKRRTFIEAEAVSVQEVLKECHAALKRPAALEQEMGLVTGCHDVKQTFINNWKLFVPAIMRYARKNKGKKGLSTIFETLDDTVERHADLGPLSFLGVLVAKMLDDALIYLYQEFSMDTSLTDAIQREPVRNSPRIIALCGAEITQYFVVVERIVLCEAPSIPSALFYTFSAYYVFNLEYPKKAAGIFYFLQDYILAYPDSLKRPATYLSVVSDIKSQVKR is encoded by the exons ATGAGTTCAATGTCCGTGGAAGCGATGAAGGTGGATGAAGTTTCCCAGATGCTGAAAGACAAGGGTGTTCCTGACAAGTTTTGTGAAGTGTTTGAAG AAAACTTTGTTGATGGAGAAGCGTTTAAATGCATAAAAGAATCTGACATCAAGGAGATGGTGCCTCCAATTGGAATTGTGAAAAAGATTCTAAGGATTCAAAACGATTGTTTCACCTTACCTGCTCTACCCTCACCTTCTTCTCTCAATCCTCTCAATCCTGAACGTGGTGATGATGATATCTCGATCGGCTCAAGTTCCTCTATCTGGTCAAGTTCTGAGTCGCCCCCGTCGGAAGCTAGCACCATGCCTAGAGCACGCGACAGAGAAATATTGACTATACCAACTTCTTGGCGTCCTGAAATCCAGGATTGCATAACGGATGAAATGCTAGATATTTCTGCGAGAAACGAGATAGTACGCACCCTTGTCAACATTCTCTTCACCTGTTACTCTTCCCCAACTCGGGCGCAGTGTTCTTCCTTAGCTCGAAGACTTATTTTACAATACGGCTTCATGAAGGATGACCAGGGGAGTGGATAT CAAACCTGGGAGGACAAAATGGTTGAGCGTGTAAGAAATGTGATCAAATGTGCTCGAAAAAAGAGAGACAGAGAAGATTCTTCTTGTCCTAAACAGAAGAAACAAAAACTGCCTTTAAAACGAGGCCAGCTTCTCCGGAGGTACCCAATTGGAGTGACTAGACCAATAGAAGACATTGGAAGCTTTGGTGAACATATGAAAGCGTTGTCAATAGAAATGGAAAAGGCTAATCCCAGAGACACTATCATTCTTCCCTTGATGAAGTCTACCTACTCAAAAAGAAGAACATTTATCGAGGCTGAAGCAGTGTCTGTGCAAGAGGTACTGAAAGAATGCCATGCAGCACTAAAACGGCCAGCTGCT CTGGAACAGGAAATGGGGCTAGTGACGGGGTGTCATGATGTCAAGCAAACCTTCATTAATAACTGGAAGTTATTTGTTCCAGCAATCATGAGGTATGCTAGGAAGAATAAGGGGAAAAAAGGACTCTCAACTATATTTGAAACCCTTGATGACACTG TTGAAAGGCATGCAGATCTTGGCCCATTGAGCTTTTTAGGAGTTTTAGTGGCTAAAATGCTAGATGATGCCCTTATCTATCTTTATCAAGAATTTTCAATG GATACATCTCTTACAGATGCCATTCAAAGAGAGCCCGTTAGAAACTCCCCAAGAATTATTGCTCTTTGTGGCGCAGAAATAACACAATACTTTGTCGTTGTTGAGAGAATTGTTTTGTGTGAAGCTCCATCGATCCCAAGTGCTCTGTTCTATACGTTTTCAGCCTACTATGTGTTTAACTTGGAGTACCCGAAAAAAGCTGCTGGAATATTTTATTTCCTACAAGACTATATTCTTGCATATCCTGATTCACTTAAACGGCCTGCTACATACCTGTCTGTGGTCTCAGATATCAAAAGCCAAGTTAAACGATAA
- the LOC135331143 gene encoding uncharacterized protein LOC135331143 isoform X2: MSSMSVEAMKVDEVSQMLKDKGVPDKFCEVFEENFVDGEAFKCIKESDIKEMVPPIGIVKKILRIQNDCFTLPALPSPSSLNPLNPERGDDDISIGSSSSIWSSSESPPSEASTMPRARDREILTIPTSWRPEIQDCITDEMLDISARNEIVRTLVNILFTCYSSPTRAQCSSLARRLILQYGFMKDDQGSGYQTWEDKMVERVRNVIKCARKKRDREDSSCPKQKKQKLPLKRGQLLRRYPIGVTRPIEDIGSFGEHMKALSIEMEKANPRDTIILPLMKSTYSKRRTFIEAEAVSVQEVLKECHAALKRPAALEQEMGLVTGCHDVKQTFINNWKLFVPAIMRIHLLQMPFKESPLETPQELLLFVAQK, translated from the exons ATGAGTTCAATGTCCGTGGAAGCGATGAAGGTGGATGAAGTTTCCCAGATGCTGAAAGACAAGGGTGTTCCTGACAAGTTTTGTGAAGTGTTTGAAG AAAACTTTGTTGATGGAGAAGCGTTTAAATGCATAAAAGAATCTGACATCAAGGAGATGGTGCCTCCAATTGGAATTGTGAAAAAGATTCTAAGGATTCAAAACGATTGTTTCACCTTACCTGCTCTACCCTCACCTTCTTCTCTCAATCCTCTCAATCCTGAACGTGGTGATGATGATATCTCGATCGGCTCAAGTTCCTCTATCTGGTCAAGTTCTGAGTCGCCCCCGTCGGAAGCTAGCACCATGCCTAGAGCACGCGACAGAGAAATATTGACTATACCAACTTCTTGGCGTCCTGAAATCCAGGATTGCATAACGGATGAAATGCTAGATATTTCTGCGAGAAACGAGATAGTACGCACCCTTGTCAACATTCTCTTCACCTGTTACTCTTCCCCAACTCGGGCGCAGTGTTCTTCCTTAGCTCGAAGACTTATTTTACAATACGGCTTCATGAAGGATGACCAGGGGAGTGGATAT CAAACCTGGGAGGACAAAATGGTTGAGCGTGTAAGAAATGTGATCAAATGTGCTCGAAAAAAGAGAGACAGAGAAGATTCTTCTTGTCCTAAACAGAAGAAACAAAAACTGCCTTTAAAACGAGGCCAGCTTCTCCGGAGGTACCCAATTGGAGTGACTAGACCAATAGAAGACATTGGAAGCTTTGGTGAACATATGAAAGCGTTGTCAATAGAAATGGAAAAGGCTAATCCCAGAGACACTATCATTCTTCCCTTGATGAAGTCTACCTACTCAAAAAGAAGAACATTTATCGAGGCTGAAGCAGTGTCTGTGCAAGAGGTACTGAAAGAATGCCATGCAGCACTAAAACGGCCAGCTGCT CTGGAACAGGAAATGGGGCTAGTGACGGGGTGTCATGATGTCAAGCAAACCTTCATTAATAACTGGAAGTTATTTGTTCCAGCAATCATGAG GATACATCTCTTACAGATGCCATTCAAAGAGAGCCCGTTAGAAACTCCCCAAGAATTATTGCTCTTTGTGGCGCAGAAATAA